From Deltaproteobacteria bacterium, one genomic window encodes:
- a CDS encoding class I SAM-dependent methyltransferase, which translates to MAASMGTEGDASMDKGKREQFVNQMMGYVTGAALSGMIYIGDRVGLFKALAGAGAITSSELATKTGLQERYVREWFSAMAAAGIVEYDAATERFSFPEEHAAVLADDDSPSFLAGFFQNTPAMINVAPRVAEAFVKGGGVPFSEYGPDLVAGIDRSNRTQYQFHLVKRWLAAMPQVVSCLQSGGRAADVGCGSGYPSILMAQAFPQSQFYGFDVSEESLARARADAQQKGVADRVEFQRASATALPNNPKFDVITSFDAIHDMVDPRGVLRSIRSALTDDGTYFMVEPKAGDTLAENMGPMGAMMYSMSTLHCMTVSLAHGGEGIGTAIGPTKIKELAAQAGFTRVRRLPIEHLAQAFYEIRP; encoded by the coding sequence ATGGCAGCGTCTATGGGCACAGAAGGAGATGCGAGTATGGATAAAGGGAAACGGGAACAGTTTGTCAATCAGATGATGGGTTATGTAACGGGCGCTGCGCTCTCAGGCATGATCTACATTGGTGATCGGGTCGGGTTGTTCAAGGCACTCGCTGGTGCCGGAGCTATCACGAGTAGCGAACTGGCAACGAAAACTGGATTACAAGAACGCTACGTGCGGGAATGGTTCTCGGCAATGGCTGCCGCAGGGATCGTCGAATATGATGCCGCAACTGAACGGTTCTCATTTCCAGAAGAACATGCGGCTGTGTTGGCTGACGACGACAGCCCGAGTTTCCTCGCGGGGTTCTTCCAAAATACGCCAGCTATGATCAACGTCGCTCCACGTGTGGCTGAGGCGTTTGTCAAAGGTGGCGGGGTGCCGTTTTCAGAATATGGTCCGGATCTGGTCGCTGGGATCGATCGCAGCAATCGGACGCAATACCAGTTTCATCTGGTGAAGCGATGGTTGGCCGCGATGCCACAAGTTGTGAGCTGCCTGCAGAGTGGTGGGCGTGCGGCTGATGTTGGTTGTGGTAGTGGCTATCCGAGTATCCTTATGGCACAGGCCTTTCCGCAGTCGCAGTTCTATGGATTCGATGTGAGCGAGGAGTCCTTGGCGCGTGCTCGTGCTGATGCGCAGCAGAAAGGCGTGGCTGACCGTGTCGAGTTTCAACGTGCCTCAGCGACGGCGTTACCCAACAATCCGAAATTTGACGTGATTACGTCTTTTGATGCGATCCACGATATGGTTGACCCACGTGGTGTGTTGCGCTCGATCCGCAGTGCACTAACGGACGATGGGACCTATTTTATGGTCGAACCCAAGGCAGGAGATACGCTGGCCGAGAATATGGGACCAATGGGTGCGATGATGTACTCGATGAGCACGTTGCATTGCATGACGGTTTCCTTAGCGCATGGTGGGGAAGGAATTGGCACTGCGATTGGGCCGACAAAGATTAAGGAGCTTGCTGCGCAAGCTGGGTTCACACGAGTGCGACGCTTGCCGATCGAGCATCTGGCGCAAGCGTTTTATGAGATCAGACCGTAG